The genomic DNA TGTCGCTCCAGCGCTCCACGAAGCTCAGCCGCAGCGGCTGCTGCACGTCGGCGCTGACCTCGTGCGAGATGCAGCCGGGCTCGGTGCGCGAGCGCAGCACGTGCTCCACGCTGATGGCCAGCATCGCCTGCAGGGTTTCGGGTTTCGCCATGGCGTGTCCGATGACGAGGATCATTTTTTCGTCTCCAGCACGTGCAGGAGAAACCGGTTCAGGTCGGCAATTTCTTCCATGCAGACCGAGTGCGCCATCGCGTATTCGTGCCACTCGACGGGATGGCCCAGCGCGACGAGCGCGTCGCGCGACTGCAGCGCCCGTTCGAGCGGCACCACCGGATCCTGCC from Variovorax sp. V93 includes the following:
- a CDS encoding putative quinol monooxygenase: MILVIGHAMAKPETLQAMLAISVEHVLRSRTEPGCISHEVSADVQQPLRLSFVERWSDMAALKAHFRVEASRAFGKALAAMADGTPQISIYQSEEIEPA